In Myxococcus stipitatus, the following are encoded in one genomic region:
- a CDS encoding response regulator transcription factor: MDLPFETGESGGEEGGTLASTVLVVDDEPVVLDICARLLERESDLVVLVAASAEEALPLLREQRIDVLVTDKNLPGMGGVELVAQARGLQPSLEALMITAYASSESVIAAFAAGASDYILKPFDDLRVLRAKVRAALERRTSGTLVREQAREVAREAAALLSEGQDAPEPAHEALEVELRAYEESSRAVQQGTVAVVGSADALSALKDAGFEVLDLAPYAPELERVDVVVVETGDPQWRSLAERLQRRPPDVLLLASPQADLGDLLEAITLRMDLVGFGSTQGATALPEKVRMLLLRRGVQRALDRLAAALTAFRQSIRARSA; this comes from the coding sequence ATGGATCTCCCGTTCGAGACCGGTGAGAGTGGCGGAGAGGAGGGGGGAACGCTCGCCTCGACGGTGCTGGTGGTGGACGACGAGCCCGTCGTCCTGGACATTTGCGCGCGGTTGCTGGAGCGCGAGTCGGACCTCGTGGTGCTGGTGGCGGCGAGCGCGGAGGAAGCGCTGCCCCTCTTGCGCGAGCAGCGCATCGACGTGCTGGTGACGGACAAGAACCTGCCCGGCATGGGCGGTGTGGAGCTCGTCGCGCAAGCCCGTGGGCTGCAACCCTCGCTCGAAGCGCTGATGATTACGGCCTACGCGAGCAGCGAGTCCGTCATCGCCGCCTTCGCCGCGGGCGCGAGCGACTACATCCTCAAGCCGTTCGACGATTTGAGGGTGCTGCGCGCCAAGGTGAGGGCGGCGCTGGAGCGGCGCACGTCCGGCACCCTCGTGCGAGAGCAGGCGCGAGAGGTGGCCCGAGAGGCCGCCGCGCTCCTGTCCGAGGGGCAGGACGCGCCGGAGCCCGCCCATGAAGCACTCGAAGTGGAGCTCCGGGCCTACGAAGAGTCTTCGCGCGCGGTGCAGCAGGGGACCGTGGCGGTGGTGGGCAGCGCCGACGCGCTCTCCGCCTTGAAGGACGCGGGGTTCGAGGTGCTGGACCTGGCCCCCTACGCGCCGGAGCTGGAGCGCGTGGATGTCGTCGTCGTGGAGACGGGCGACCCGCAGTGGCGCTCGCTGGCGGAGCGTCTTCAGCGGCGCCCTCCGGATGTGCTGCTGCTGGCCAGTCCCCAGGCGGACCTCGGGGACTTGCTCGAGGCCATCACCTTGCGCATGGACCTGGTGGGCTTCGGCTCCACCCAGGGTGCCACGGCCCTCCCGGAGAAGGTGCGGATGCTGTTGCTCCGGCGGGGTGTCCAGCGAGCGCTGGACCGGCTCGCCGCCGCCCTCACCGCGTTTCGCCAGAGCATCCGCGCGCGCTCGGCCTGA
- a CDS encoding sensor histidine kinase — MNPSELPAVLYVDDDALNLRVFDANFGQRFRIFRSASPSEALTLLEQRKGEIGVILSDQRMPGMTGVELLERARSIAPDAKRMLVTAYADMQAVIDAVNRGQVTRYFVKPWDRSELQAALDDALKIARLELRIREVEGRMMKSERLATLGQVTAGIAHELMGPVGYLSQNVASLQRDLTSVIQYVSRHLSTDPNPSVAETVEDLPALIKDLSDGAEHLRQVALGLRAQARGEDMEATADVAEVVSFAVKLARAEVRDRARLTSNGEPVRVVFGPVKLCQVLLNLIVNAAQAMGGTGRQGRIEVRWTVRPDDVVLTVADNGCGIPMDLQERVFQPLFTTKPVGIGTGLGLSICRELVTQTGGSLRLSSTPGEGTDIEITLRRAPLP; from the coding sequence ATGAATCCGTCTGAACTGCCCGCGGTCCTGTACGTCGACGATGACGCCCTCAACCTGCGGGTCTTCGACGCGAACTTCGGACAGCGCTTCCGCATCTTCCGCAGCGCGTCTCCGAGCGAGGCGTTGACGTTGCTCGAGCAGCGCAAGGGCGAGATTGGCGTCATCCTCTCGGACCAGCGCATGCCGGGGATGACGGGCGTGGAGCTGCTGGAGCGAGCGCGTTCGATTGCACCCGACGCCAAGCGCATGCTCGTCACGGCGTACGCGGACATGCAGGCCGTCATCGACGCGGTGAACCGCGGACAGGTGACGCGCTACTTCGTCAAGCCGTGGGACCGCTCGGAGTTGCAGGCGGCGCTGGACGACGCGCTCAAGATTGCGCGCCTGGAGCTGCGCATCCGCGAGGTGGAAGGGCGGATGATGAAGTCGGAGCGTCTGGCCACGCTGGGGCAGGTGACGGCGGGCATCGCTCACGAGCTGATGGGGCCGGTGGGCTACCTCTCGCAGAACGTGGCCTCGCTCCAGCGGGATTTGACGAGCGTCATCCAGTACGTGTCGCGGCACCTCTCCACGGACCCGAACCCGTCGGTGGCGGAGACGGTGGAGGACCTGCCCGCGCTCATCAAGGACCTGTCGGATGGCGCCGAGCACCTGCGGCAAGTGGCCCTGGGGCTGCGAGCGCAGGCGCGAGGCGAGGACATGGAGGCCACCGCGGATGTGGCCGAAGTGGTGTCCTTCGCGGTGAAGCTGGCGCGAGCAGAGGTGAGAGACCGGGCCCGCCTGACGAGCAACGGCGAACCGGTGCGCGTCGTCTTCGGTCCCGTGAAGCTGTGCCAGGTGCTGCTCAACCTCATCGTCAACGCGGCGCAGGCCATGGGAGGCACCGGGCGTCAGGGGCGCATCGAGGTTCGCTGGACGGTGCGGCCGGACGACGTGGTGCTGACGGTGGCGGACAACGGCTGCGGCATTCCCATGGACTTGCAGGAGCGTGTCTTCCAGCCGCTCTTCACCACGAAGCCGGTGGGAATCGGCACGGGCCTGGGCCTGTCCATCTGCCGCGAGCTGGTGACGCAGACGGGTGGCAGCCTGCGGTTGTCGTCCACGCCCGGGGAGGGGACGGATATCGAAATCACCCTCCGGCGAGCCCCGCTCCCCTGA
- a CDS encoding DUF2795 domain-containing protein, whose product MTRERLVQGVSELEARVGPPLPLSQSLQKALLGAVFPLTAEELTWVARENEAPSSVLSLLGSLPQGLFSSMDAVSVALEQDAARPDPLPPAASLPSSR is encoded by the coding sequence ATGACACGCGAACGGCTTGTCCAGGGTGTGTCGGAGTTGGAGGCACGGGTGGGCCCGCCGCTGCCTCTCTCGCAGTCGCTGCAAAAGGCCCTGCTCGGAGCGGTGTTCCCCCTCACCGCGGAAGAGCTCACCTGGGTGGCTCGAGAGAATGAGGCGCCGTCCTCGGTCCTCTCCTTGTTGGGAAGTCTGCCCCAGGGTCTTTTCTCCTCGATGGACGCGGTGAGTGTGGCGTTGGAGCAGGATGCCGCCCGCCCGGACCCGCTCCCCCCTGCAGCCTCCCTCCCATCCTCCCGCTGA
- a CDS encoding pyruvate dehydrogenase complex dihydrolipoamide acetyltransferase, with protein MAIPIQMPSLSPTMTEGKIVKWLKKVGDKVSSGEALAEVETDKSNLEIEAYDDGYVLQILVEANQTAAVGAPIAYIGKQGEKVAGGSAAPAPQAAPAPAPAPKVEAPAPAPAPVAAPAASGGGRIAIQMPSLSPTMTEGKIVKWLKKVGDKVSSGEALAELETDKSNLEIEAYDDGTLAEIVVGENQTAPVGSPIAYLTGKGGKVAAAAPAPAPVAKPAEVAVAPKPQAAPAVAPAPSGGRRVRASPLAKKIARDRGVDITRVQGSGPSGRVVKRDIEEALARGVTAPAPSAPTAPVARKAPAAAVARAEARTEPLTSMRKVIAQRMTEVKPGVPHFYLTIEVEMDAAVKVREEAKALDLKVSVNDLIVKAVAMAVKRYPKINVSLQGDQVVHHGSVDVGVAVALEQGLITPVVRDADQKGLQAISTEVRELAERARKRALKPDEYTGGSITVSNLGMYGIDQFVAIINPPQASILAVGAVADKVVARDGQMVIRKMMTATLSCDHRIIDGAIGAEFLRELRGLLEHPTRLLF; from the coding sequence ATGGCCATTCCCATTCAGATGCCGAGCCTCTCCCCGACGATGACGGAGGGGAAGATCGTCAAGTGGCTGAAGAAGGTGGGGGACAAGGTCTCCTCCGGTGAGGCGCTCGCCGAGGTGGAGACGGACAAGTCCAACCTCGAGATCGAAGCCTACGACGACGGCTACGTGCTGCAGATTCTCGTCGAGGCGAATCAGACGGCGGCCGTCGGCGCGCCCATCGCGTACATCGGCAAGCAGGGAGAGAAGGTCGCGGGTGGTAGCGCGGCCCCGGCTCCCCAGGCGGCTCCCGCCCCGGCGCCCGCGCCGAAGGTGGAGGCTCCCGCGCCTGCTCCCGCTCCGGTCGCCGCTCCCGCGGCTTCGGGGGGCGGCCGCATCGCCATCCAGATGCCGAGCCTCTCCCCGACGATGACGGAGGGGAAGATCGTCAAGTGGCTGAAGAAGGTGGGGGACAAGGTCTCCTCCGGTGAGGCACTCGCCGAGCTGGAGACGGACAAGTCCAACCTCGAAATCGAGGCCTACGACGACGGGACGCTGGCGGAGATCGTCGTGGGTGAGAACCAGACGGCGCCCGTTGGTTCGCCCATCGCGTACCTCACGGGGAAGGGCGGCAAGGTCGCCGCCGCGGCGCCCGCGCCTGCTCCCGTGGCCAAGCCCGCGGAAGTGGCCGTGGCGCCCAAGCCCCAGGCCGCGCCTGCCGTCGCTCCGGCTCCGTCCGGTGGCCGCCGCGTGCGCGCCAGTCCGCTCGCGAAGAAGATCGCCCGTGATCGCGGCGTGGACATCACGCGCGTGCAGGGCTCGGGTCCGTCGGGTCGCGTGGTGAAGCGCGACATCGAAGAGGCCCTGGCCCGGGGCGTGACGGCCCCCGCTCCCTCGGCGCCCACGGCTCCGGTGGCGCGCAAGGCTCCGGCCGCGGCGGTGGCTCGCGCCGAGGCCCGGACCGAGCCCTTGACGTCCATGCGCAAGGTGATTGCGCAGCGGATGACGGAGGTGAAGCCCGGCGTGCCGCACTTCTATCTCACCATCGAGGTGGAGATGGACGCGGCCGTGAAGGTGCGCGAGGAGGCGAAGGCGCTGGACCTCAAGGTCTCCGTCAACGACCTCATCGTGAAGGCCGTGGCGATGGCGGTGAAGCGCTATCCGAAAATCAACGTCTCGCTCCAGGGGGACCAGGTGGTCCACCATGGCTCGGTGGACGTTGGTGTGGCCGTGGCGCTGGAGCAGGGGCTCATCACGCCCGTGGTTCGCGACGCGGACCAGAAGGGGCTTCAGGCCATCTCCACGGAGGTGCGTGAGTTGGCCGAGCGTGCCCGCAAGCGCGCGCTCAAGCCCGACGAGTACACCGGCGGCTCCATCACCGTGAGCAACCTGGGCATGTACGGCATCGACCAGTTCGTCGCCATCATCAACCCGCCGCAGGCCTCCATCCTCGCGGTGGGCGCGGTGGCGGACAAGGTCGTGGCGCGCGACGGGCAGATGGTGATTCGCAAGATGATGACGGCGACGTTGTCGTGCGACCACCGCATCATCGACGGCGCCATCGGCGCCGAGTTCCTGCGGGAACTGCGCGGCCTCTTGGAGCACCCCACGCGGTTGCTCTTCTAG
- the pdhA gene encoding pyruvate dehydrogenase (acetyl-transferring) E1 component subunit alpha, with product MASPYSKDLLLTMYRKMYLIRRFEERAGQQYTLGKIAGFCHLYIGQEAVAVGPVEAIRQDDYMLSAYRDHGQPLARGSDAGMVMAELFGRGTGYSKGKGGSMHIFDIEHHFYGGYGIVGGQIPLAAGMAFASRYRNEDRVTVCYFGDAAANQGALHETFNMASKWKLPVIYICENNRYGMGTAVTRTAAVPEIYKRAAAYDMRGEPVDGMDALKMYEAVKDAAAWCRAGKGPVLLEANTYRFRGHSMADPANYRSKQEVEEERKNDPIPKLREYTIRQGLAVEADFERIDEEVKAQVDAAVKFADESPEPSLEELWRDTIVEPGEADVRPRERVLGVKVTHWPSYPTGQELKVTWDLEPREQAEAADKKAGLIR from the coding sequence GTGGCCAGCCCGTACTCGAAGGACCTGCTGTTGACGATGTACCGGAAGATGTACCTCATCCGCCGTTTCGAGGAGCGTGCGGGTCAGCAGTACACGCTGGGGAAGATTGCCGGCTTCTGTCACCTGTACATCGGGCAGGAGGCGGTGGCGGTGGGGCCGGTGGAGGCCATCCGCCAGGACGACTACATGCTCAGCGCGTACCGCGACCACGGCCAGCCCCTGGCGCGTGGCAGTGACGCGGGCATGGTGATGGCGGAGCTGTTCGGCCGCGGCACCGGCTACAGCAAGGGCAAGGGCGGCTCGATGCACATCTTCGACATCGAGCACCACTTCTACGGCGGCTACGGCATCGTCGGCGGGCAGATTCCGCTGGCGGCCGGCATGGCCTTCGCCAGCCGCTATCGCAACGAGGACCGCGTGACGGTCTGCTACTTCGGCGACGCGGCCGCCAACCAGGGCGCGCTGCACGAGACGTTCAACATGGCGTCGAAGTGGAAGCTGCCGGTCATCTACATCTGCGAGAACAACCGCTACGGCATGGGCACGGCGGTCACCCGCACGGCCGCCGTGCCGGAAATCTACAAGCGCGCCGCCGCCTACGACATGCGGGGCGAGCCGGTGGATGGCATGGACGCGCTGAAGATGTACGAGGCGGTGAAGGACGCGGCGGCGTGGTGCCGCGCGGGCAAGGGCCCGGTGCTGCTGGAGGCGAACACGTACCGCTTCCGGGGCCACTCCATGGCGGACCCGGCCAACTACCGGTCCAAGCAGGAGGTGGAGGAGGAGCGCAAGAACGACCCCATCCCCAAGCTGCGCGAGTACACCATTCGCCAGGGCCTGGCGGTGGAGGCGGACTTCGAGCGCATCGACGAAGAGGTGAAGGCGCAGGTCGACGCCGCGGTGAAGTTCGCGGACGAGTCCCCGGAGCCGAGCCTGGAAGAGCTGTGGCGCGACACCATCGTCGAGCCGGGCGAGGCCGACGTGCGTCCCCGCGAGCGGGTGCTGGGCGTGAAGGTGACCCACTGGCCGTCGTACCCGACGGGCCAGGAGCTGAAGGTCACCTGGGACCTGGAGCCGCGCGAACAGGCGGAAGCCGCGGACAAGAAGGCGGGCCTGATTCGCTGA
- a CDS encoding MFS transporter, translated as MSSLPPWLANLLPIVILLGAISLVLARLPKVELGHSDAFRRRRFFNWFPLGMTYAFLYMGRYNVNEATSAMKGHTSNADFGTIFFWGTLVYGFAFLINGPLTDRLGGRKTILLSAAGSSIANVLMGIVVYKVLTEGWQPPGGIVGSLSFLYAVNMYFQSFGAVSIVKVNAAWFHVRERGQLGGVFGILISLGVYFAYDWSRVIAKAAPTYWVFFVPAAVLAAFVLLDFFVIRDTPSQTGHPDFDTQDASSGEQGKSLGVFDVLVKMLTNRAIIIIMLVEFCSGFMRNAIMQWYPKFARATGIGETFVASNWGMLLCVAGITGGMFAGVISDRVFDSRRGPVSAVLYAGMSLGAVAALFLLKSPALGWTVIFMSLCVIGVHGMLSGTASMDFGGKKNAGLAVGIIDGAVYAGTALQSLLLGRILPAGDVAKDPGNWGNWPLAMLPLSFGGLLLATRVWNARPQPKAGAAQPAVATAQTVSPPRTGTGG; from the coding sequence ATGTCGTCGCTGCCCCCGTGGCTGGCCAATCTGCTGCCCATCGTCATCCTGCTGGGAGCCATCTCGCTCGTGCTGGCGCGACTCCCCAAGGTGGAGCTGGGCCACTCGGATGCCTTCCGCCGACGCCGCTTCTTCAACTGGTTCCCGCTGGGGATGACGTACGCGTTCCTCTACATGGGGCGCTACAACGTCAACGAAGCCACCAGCGCGATGAAGGGCCACACGTCCAACGCGGACTTCGGCACCATCTTCTTCTGGGGCACGCTGGTCTACGGTTTCGCGTTCCTCATCAACGGCCCGCTGACGGACCGGCTGGGAGGCCGCAAGACGATCCTGCTCTCCGCCGCGGGCTCGTCCATCGCCAACGTGCTGATGGGCATCGTCGTCTACAAGGTGCTCACCGAGGGCTGGCAGCCGCCCGGCGGCATCGTGGGGTCGCTGTCGTTCCTCTACGCCGTCAACATGTACTTCCAGAGCTTCGGCGCGGTCTCCATCGTCAAGGTGAACGCGGCGTGGTTCCACGTGCGCGAGCGCGGCCAACTGGGCGGAGTCTTCGGCATCCTCATCTCGTTGGGCGTGTACTTCGCCTACGACTGGAGCCGCGTCATCGCCAAGGCGGCGCCCACGTACTGGGTGTTCTTCGTGCCCGCGGCGGTGCTCGCGGCCTTCGTGCTCCTGGACTTCTTCGTCATCCGCGACACGCCCAGCCAGACGGGGCACCCGGACTTCGACACGCAGGACGCCTCCAGCGGTGAGCAGGGGAAGAGCCTGGGCGTGTTCGACGTGCTGGTGAAGATGCTGACCAACCGCGCCATCATCATCATCATGCTGGTGGAGTTCTGCAGCGGCTTCATGCGCAACGCCATCATGCAGTGGTACCCCAAGTTCGCTCGCGCGACGGGGATTGGCGAGACGTTCGTCGCGTCCAACTGGGGCATGCTCCTGTGTGTCGCGGGCATCACCGGAGGCATGTTCGCCGGCGTCATCAGCGACCGCGTCTTCGACTCGCGCCGCGGCCCTGTCTCCGCGGTGCTCTACGCGGGCATGAGCCTGGGCGCGGTGGCCGCGCTGTTCCTGCTCAAGAGCCCCGCGCTGGGGTGGACGGTCATCTTCATGTCGCTGTGTGTGATTGGCGTGCACGGCATGCTGTCCGGCACCGCCAGCATGGACTTCGGCGGCAAGAAGAACGCGGGCCTCGCGGTGGGCATCATCGACGGCGCGGTGTACGCCGGCACCGCGCTCCAGTCCCTGCTGCTCGGGCGAATCCTCCCCGCGGGGGATGTGGCCAAGGACCCGGGCAACTGGGGCAACTGGCCGCTCGCCATGCTCCCGCTATCGTTCGGCGGTCTGCTGCTGGCCACCCGCGTGTGGAACGCCCGGCCGCAGCCCAAGGCCGGCGCCGCGCAGCCGGCGGTTGCCACCGCGCAGACAGTTTCACCTCCTAGGACTGGTACCGGAGGCTGA
- a CDS encoding NUDIX hydrolase — MRQSHSSVTDIEIIEDFSSSARCDEGFLRVKRLRCRNRRADGSSSPVYRVDVVDRPRLDAVSVLVYRRGAAGLEVLTRMNLRPAAFFRKDQRDAMTVPDPAAGYLRVEEIVAGLLEPEDKGEEGLRRRAAEEVREEAGYRVKPEDIQLLGGAFFLAPGILSEKVFPAAVDVTDVAQEEPEGDGSPLEEGTLLHWRPFQEVLEACRRGDIPDAKTEVSLTRLLARMG, encoded by the coding sequence ATGCGGCAAAGCCATTCCAGTGTGACTGACATCGAGATCATCGAGGATTTCTCGTCTTCAGCGCGGTGCGACGAGGGGTTCCTGCGAGTCAAACGCCTGCGGTGTCGCAACCGACGCGCGGATGGTTCGTCTTCCCCCGTCTACCGGGTGGATGTCGTGGACCGGCCTCGGTTGGATGCGGTGTCGGTGCTGGTTTATCGACGCGGTGCAGCGGGGCTCGAGGTGCTGACGCGGATGAACTTGAGGCCCGCGGCCTTCTTCCGGAAGGATCAACGCGATGCGATGACGGTGCCGGACCCGGCGGCGGGCTACCTGCGCGTGGAGGAGATTGTCGCGGGGCTGCTGGAGCCGGAGGACAAGGGGGAAGAGGGGCTTCGCCGGCGCGCGGCCGAGGAGGTGCGGGAGGAGGCGGGCTACCGCGTGAAGCCGGAGGACATCCAGCTGCTGGGGGGCGCGTTCTTCCTGGCGCCGGGCATCCTCTCCGAGAAGGTGTTCCCCGCGGCGGTGGACGTCACCGACGTGGCACAGGAGGAGCCGGAAGGGGACGGGTCTCCATTGGAGGAGGGGACCTTGTTGCACTGGCGGCCGTTCCAGGAGGTGTTGGAGGCGTGCCGGCGAGGAGACATCCCGGACGCGAAGACGGAAGTGTCGCTCACGAGGTTGCTTGCTCGGATGGGGTGA
- a CDS encoding bifunctional UDP-sugar hydrolase/5'-nucleotidase, whose translation MPVVEGQDYHLEGQEVRLTLLHTSDIHSRLIPYDFAPLKTDQDLGLVPEAGPFGGATRMAALLKRERERGERVMHLDSGDCFQGAPIFNLNNGEVEFRFLSSSRLDAAVVGNHEFDAGALNFTQQAKQHATFPLLAANYNWNDWRQNGSNETALETSPYTIRNIKGVRVGVIGMANISSLNSIVEGGNSMQVTPLEQNEVVRAYVALLRPVTDLIVIVSHLGLTEDQDVIQGYEAYYEYGRARSFIRRENNPWQVLEWFGPEGHEKSVVRVHIPGVSGVDVVMGGHLHVVLNPPQLISDPSGRKVVLAHSGAFSKYVGRLDLVVKMPQVLGSGEGGEVISQDYRVFPIDALWCDDAMRRFRYDSNIFWEDGQFIQMPAVRAAIDKCREQEDRYTTHLLQPYIIGMDMKLQLTNIFAYAPTDVTRRNNSTGGDSPLGNIAADSMRKRRRVDAQMALTNSLGIRDNLYSGVISQESMFNVFPFENTINIMYLSGKEMQEMFDFVAERSAERGCVSQAQISGARFTMDCAQVQINDLRVECDIANAGADCPADNRAGHAPWQCLQDQSTSSTKGRCYAHPGTDIQIGDEPLNPFGTYRVAVNDYIAKGGSGFNVLKRNTTRQETGISLRDSLIGYMQDFCTCDDINAGYATRGDKPDGQRCGAFIGGRWVVNERLVASCREMQDYENELTARVGSCSCGDLLRNGFDASKCGVPSITNPDQARAACVAAKQVGTCTCGDLAARGYNPSGCNAPGIDDTAKAQAACAPSPGPFTGRCDCRDILSGTNPVCGTVTQQLRNFCSNPTAMPIADAVEDGRIGRRVK comes from the coding sequence ATGCCTGTGGTGGAGGGCCAGGACTACCACCTCGAGGGGCAGGAGGTGCGGCTGACGCTCCTTCATACCTCGGACATCCACTCCCGCCTCATCCCCTATGACTTCGCTCCGTTGAAGACGGACCAGGACCTGGGCCTCGTGCCCGAGGCCGGCCCGTTCGGTGGAGCGACTCGCATGGCCGCGCTGCTCAAGCGCGAACGCGAGCGGGGCGAGCGCGTGATGCACCTGGACTCGGGAGACTGTTTCCAGGGTGCCCCCATCTTCAACCTCAACAACGGCGAGGTGGAGTTCCGCTTCCTCTCCTCGTCCCGCCTGGACGCCGCGGTCGTGGGCAACCACGAGTTCGACGCCGGCGCGCTGAACTTCACCCAGCAGGCCAAGCAGCACGCGACCTTCCCGCTGCTGGCCGCCAACTACAACTGGAACGACTGGCGGCAGAACGGCAGCAACGAGACCGCGCTGGAGACCTCGCCGTACACCATCCGCAACATCAAGGGTGTGCGAGTGGGCGTCATCGGCATGGCGAACATCTCCTCCCTCAACTCCATCGTCGAGGGTGGCAACAGCATGCAGGTCACCCCCCTGGAGCAGAACGAGGTGGTCCGCGCGTACGTGGCGCTGCTGCGCCCGGTGACGGACCTCATCGTCATCGTCAGCCACCTGGGCCTCACCGAGGACCAGGACGTCATCCAGGGTTATGAGGCCTATTACGAGTACGGCCGTGCCCGCAGCTTCATCCGCCGCGAGAACAACCCCTGGCAGGTGCTGGAGTGGTTCGGTCCGGAAGGCCACGAGAAGTCGGTTGTCCGTGTGCACATCCCAGGCGTCAGCGGCGTCGACGTGGTGATGGGCGGCCACCTGCACGTGGTGCTCAACCCGCCGCAGCTCATCTCCGACCCGAGCGGCCGCAAGGTGGTGCTCGCGCACTCCGGCGCGTTCTCCAAGTACGTGGGCCGGCTGGACCTGGTGGTGAAGATGCCGCAGGTGCTGGGCTCCGGCGAGGGTGGCGAGGTCATCAGCCAGGACTACCGCGTGTTCCCCATCGACGCGCTCTGGTGCGACGACGCCATGCGCCGCTTCCGGTACGACTCGAACATCTTCTGGGAGGACGGCCAGTTCATCCAGATGCCCGCGGTTCGCGCGGCCATCGACAAGTGCCGTGAGCAGGAGGACCGCTACACCACGCACCTGCTCCAGCCCTACATCATCGGGATGGACATGAAGCTGCAGCTCACCAACATCTTCGCGTACGCGCCGACGGATGTGACCCGCCGCAACAACTCGACGGGGGGTGACTCGCCGCTGGGCAACATCGCCGCGGACTCCATGCGCAAGCGCCGCCGGGTGGACGCGCAGATGGCGCTCACCAACTCGCTGGGCATCCGCGACAACCTCTACTCCGGCGTCATCTCCCAGGAGTCGATGTTCAACGTGTTCCCGTTCGAGAACACCATCAACATCATGTACCTCTCCGGCAAGGAGATGCAGGAGATGTTCGACTTCGTGGCCGAGCGCTCCGCCGAGCGCGGCTGCGTGAGCCAGGCGCAGATCTCCGGCGCGCGGTTCACCATGGACTGCGCCCAGGTGCAGATCAACGACCTGCGCGTCGAGTGCGACATCGCGAATGCGGGCGCGGACTGCCCCGCCGACAACCGCGCGGGCCACGCGCCCTGGCAGTGCCTCCAGGACCAGAGCACCTCGTCCACCAAGGGCCGCTGCTACGCGCACCCGGGCACGGACATCCAGATTGGCGACGAGCCGCTCAACCCGTTCGGCACCTACCGCGTCGCGGTGAACGACTACATCGCCAAGGGCGGCTCGGGCTTCAACGTGCTCAAGCGCAACACCACGCGCCAGGAGACGGGCATCTCCCTGCGTGACTCGCTCATCGGCTACATGCAGGACTTCTGCACCTGCGACGACATCAACGCGGGCTACGCCACGCGCGGGGACAAGCCGGACGGCCAGCGCTGCGGCGCCTTCATCGGTGGCCGCTGGGTCGTGAACGAGCGGCTGGTCGCGTCGTGCCGCGAGATGCAGGACTATGAGAACGAGCTGACGGCGCGCGTGGGCTCCTGCTCCTGCGGAGACCTGCTGCGCAACGGCTTCGATGCGTCCAAGTGCGGTGTGCCGTCCATCACCAACCCGGACCAGGCCCGCGCGGCCTGCGTCGCGGCCAAGCAGGTGGGGACGTGCACGTGCGGCGACCTGGCCGCTCGCGGCTACAACCCGTCCGGCTGCAACGCGCCGGGCATCGACGACACGGCGAAGGCGCAGGCCGCGTGCGCGCCGTCTCCGGGCCCGTTCACCGGCCGCTGTGACTGCCGGGACATCCTGAGCGGAACCAATCCCGTGTGTGGAACGGTGACGCAGCAGCTGCGCAATTTCTGCTCGAACCCGACGGCGATGCCCATCGCCGACGCGGTGGAAGACGGCCGCATTGGCCGGAGGGTGAAGTAA